One stretch of Nicotiana tabacum cultivar K326 chromosome 18, ASM71507v2, whole genome shotgun sequence DNA includes these proteins:
- the LOC107810132 gene encoding putative F-box protein At1g19160, translating to MDSTMERSSNIIDLPNEVLVDILFRLAVKHVHQLQTVSKLWLRTISSPHFRRLYNMKSLNRPRARVVQVSDYKHSPSGMEMISRTISISTMDLAVDNSEIQKNFSFEDIIAPEHSFFIFSNLIIFNHKVCNPTTKEIINLPISSYPSVSFDVSYFPSNNTYKIVHLYGTKTGPNYNFNYGGSAVEFRFETLTLRDGGPIPCSWQSLAHQEWFSYKVHSTCVNNVIYWLVGRADRMENHIISMEIENEEFLSSVGCPKDPYYEEFPIIENGELADLNGKLCLAYQSEELSRIDLYVLKDHKKQEWVKEHIINLSGMGSLFKIMGYVPLNGNNGEIMIDGGKQPLLYNIEENRFRKLARSKMNIHIGLYFDRCFNLGSTRLTFQQRQ from the coding sequence ATGGACTCTACAATGGAACGGAGCTCTAACATCATCGATCTGCCTAATGAAGTCCTGGTGGATATACTTTTCAGGCTTGCAGTCAAACATGTCCACCAACTTCAAACAGTTTCAAAGCTGTGGCTCAGAACTATCTCTAGTCCACATTTCAGAAGACTCTACAACATGAAATCCTTGAATCGTCCTCGAGCACGTGTAGTTCAAGTATCTGACTACAAGCATTCACCGAGTGGCATGGAAATGATTAGTCGAACTATTTCTATTTCGACCATGGATCTCGCTGTTGACAACAGCGAGATCCAGAAAAATTTCAGTTTTGAGGATATTATTGCCCCTGAAcactctttcttcatcttctccaacctCATCATTTTCAATCACAAGGTATGCAATCCCACTACTAAAGAAATCATAAACTTACCAATTTCAAGTTATCCCTCAGTTAGTTTTGATGTTTCCTATTTCCCTTCCAACAATACATACAAGATTGTCCATCTATATGGTACCAAGACTGGCCCTAATTACAACTTTAACTATGGTGGTAGTGCTGTGGAGTTCAGATTTGAGACCCTCACATTAAGAGATGGCGGACCAATTCCTTGCTCTTGGCAATCCCTAGCACACCAAGAATGGTTTTCTTACAAGGTTCATTCAACATGTGTAAACAATGTAATTTATTGGTTAGTTGGAAGAGCAGATAGAATGGAAAATCATATTATTTCGATGGAAATTGAGAATGAAGAATTCTTGAGTTCCGTCGGTTGCCCCAAAGATCCCTATTATGAAGAGTTTCCAATAATTGAGAATGGTGAGTTAGCTGATTTGAATGGGAAATTATGTTTAGCTTACCAATCAGAAGAATTGTCAAGGATAGATCTATACGTTCTCAAGGATCATAAGAAGCAAGAATGGGTCAAGGAACACATCATCAATTTATCAGGTATGGGAAGTTTGTTCAAAATAATGGGGTATGTACCATTAAACGGTAACAATGGTGAAATTATGATTGACGGCGGGAAGCAGCCTCTCCTCTACAACATTGAAGAGAATAGGTTTAGAAAGCTGGCAAGATCTAAAATGAATATTCATATTGGTTTGTATTTTGATAGATGTTTTAACTTAGGAAGCACAAGACTAACTTTTCAACAAAGGCAGTGA